From Triplophysa dalaica isolate WHDGS20190420 chromosome 24, ASM1584641v1, whole genome shotgun sequence:
AGTCATTCTAAGTATTTGTTCAGGATTTTGGGGTTAGAGTCATTGTCTTTAAAATACGATGCTTATTCAGTGTGAAATTGtagtttttattgattttaattataGGTGCTTGAAAACTCTTGCTCGTACCTCTGGTTAGGGATTTAAACAAACGTGTAACCCTCAATGTTAAACGTTGATACTGCCgtagaaaaagagaaaaataaaataggtGAAAATCTAATTTACAATACAAATTTATAGACCCGAAGCAGCTCTTGTGTTATCTTTCTAGAAAGCACCTGGCGACCCATCAAAGCAAAATATGAACTACATAGTAACGGAAATACCCTAGTAGCATCATGGCGGCAGGTTTTGCACGGACAAGCACGGGCACATGTTTTCGTCTAATGGAAAAAGTTTTGTACTAACAGTTGCTGATGCAGCTCATCTTGAATCTTGGATTTGAACCccataaaacacacactaactgataaaagcttctgccattTTTCATGGAAATATTGATATTATGGTGATTACTGTCCCTTCGACAGGTCACAGTTAACATCTACAGATTCTCATAAGACAATATTACGAATGTTATATCATGAATGTCTTTCCTTCACCCTCAACAGCAACAACTTTCTTCAATCTCATCAACCTGCAGTATAGCACAATCTCAGAGTTTTGCACTGGTGAAACTTGTCAAGCCATGACGGCCTGCAACACGTAAGTTCTGTTTCTCTTTCGTTTCGTTTTCTGTCCATCTGTCTGACTTTCTCTTTCTGGGCCTGTTCTGACGCGACACTTAGGACCTTCTGGTTACGGAAACTGCTTCTGGATCAGATCACACTTTCATAATATTTGTGCAGCTAAAATTCCACACTTGAGATCGAAGCTTTAGAAAGCTGGGTTTGTACGTCTGAATCAAGTTCCCACATAACTGAATAGAAACTGACACACATTTTAATGAAGCCGGACCCTGTTTGGcttcaaatgtgtttgtaaCGAAAGAAAACAAGTGAGCCATTCTCTGTATTAggggttttgttttttgtggcGTACCCAATCAAATGCCTTTAGGATTTCATAGTCCGTTTGTGTGGTTTGGGAAGATCAGGGATCTGGACCAAACAACTAATACATGTGACAGCTGTGTTGACCAGTTTAATGAAAGCTATGGACCTCTTATCTgtctttgtttctgtgtttatttgaatttgACCCCATTTATTACTCTCATTTAAAGTAAACTAAACATGGTTGTTAATATCTTAGTAGTAATcttgtttagttttaaaaaatcCCATAGATGTTAAATTGTGTACATTTGATATATGTTTTTAACGTAATTGAaacagtttcattttttaagatagtggttctcaaactgggggctcCAAGATAAGTCCCGCAGGGGCtttttttatctatattttataaaaatatagaaatttatcatACGTTTTGTACAATTTAACATAAGAGAAATAAGACCCACAACCGAAacaattgatgttccagcattgtataatttaagatgtcttttgttcaataaaaattctaagtttaagatcaTAACTCCGTCTACACTGAACGCTcttgacaacctgcttgttcttaatggatTTGTCCCCttgcgccgcatccagtgtggacaaattAGAAATTACAATGGGTTCTAATACATTTCTAATATCAATGTTCTCGTGTCGCGTCTTGTATAGACTCAGTGTAAGTCTTAATTTAGGGGGAAACAAAGCAATGCGACTCACTCAAGGGGGGCCTTACaaggaaaaagtttgagaaccactttTTTAAGATTTAGTAAAAAATGTCCCTAATCgaagaaatcaaaacaaactcaagaGAAAGGAATAATACTGGTTATTCCCACGGTTAAAAAAGTTGACTTTAAAAACCTTCACTCAACTTGTTCTCCCTGTTCTCCCGGAGCACCGGTTAGgtgtgaacttctcctttacaTTGTGACCCTGTTAAACCAGATTTGTGACTGTTCAAGTCAAATGTTAAAGGATGAGAATtaccaacacacacaaaacgcaAACAATTACGCATTCAGCCACGACATACCAAGAAGGGTAAGGATGGGTGTGCACTGTGCACATCAAAACAACCCCAATAATCTGTCATTGCCGGTTTTACGAGTGCTCGCTCAATTACTGACAACGTGTTTAAAAGGAAAGGGAGGGACAGCGATGCACAAATAGCTGTATTGCTGAATTGGTGGTGTTGTCTATTGTGGAGTTGACGTAGAATTGTCTTGCAAACTTTTCATGCTGAGACAAAAGTGTCGATGAGGTGCATGTGTGAGATGGTGTACGTCATATGTAAAGACAGAAAGTTAAATGTAGCGTGTGaatgaaataatttattgtCCAGtgcaaaaaagtattaaaatgctATTTCGATTATGTTGAATAGTGATTTGAAGTGTGATAGAAATGACACGTGTTCATTGTTTAAGGGGAATTCCCACAATTGTGAATTTCAGTTCTGAAATGCCTGTATGTCAGTGGTTTGAACAAATAAATAGTAATAGCttatattaaaaatgactttcaatGGAGTTGTTCTCAAAAGGGTTGAGTTTTGATGGATCATTTAATGCAGGCAGATTCATTACGTGAATATTTTAAACCTGGCAAATCCATCAAATCATTGACCGTATCATTTCTGTTATTCAAACACGTTGAGAAACATGCTGGCACAGATCTCACCATTTGTCTGAATGGGATTATTGTACATGCATAAGTATTAGTTAGATTCATATTGCATTTGCAATTGTGAAATTAACCGCCAGTATTTAGACCAACAATCCTCTCTCAAAATGTGTAACTTGACCCAATCGTTCAGTTATTTGAGAACATAAGGAACATGGTGGGACATTTGCCTGCTTGTCCATTGTGAGACAAGTAGCCTCTGTTTTTGCGCGCCACTTGTTTGTGGACATTATTCCTGTTATACTTTTTAACGGTTGAGATCTCTCCCCCCTCATTCTGTTTGGCCAATCATCTACAAAGCGTCCACAGTTGAATGCATGTGAATTGGTTGACGGTCATTGGGTCCCTGCTGCAGGGTCAGTTATGCGGACAGTCTGCATTCCAAGAGATTTGTAATGTCTACAGCCCCTCGAACCCACGTTACCTTTCTAAACTAAACCCACTTTAAAGGCGGTGGTAGCTGCATTGCAGGTTTTTAAACTCTAAACTGTTTACTTTGtcttaatgtgtgtttaaagtaaaGTGGTAGTAAGTGAATTGTACCTGTTTGTCTTCTCTTCGCAGTATATACTACTGGTATGACGAAAGGGGGAAGAAAACGAAGTGCACAGCGCCTCAGTACGTGGACTTCGTCATGAGTTTCGTGCAGAAAGTAGTGACAGACGACAAAATCTTTCCCACAAAATATGGTATGAGCGCTGGTCACTATAGAGATTTGAAAGTCTCAAGTAAAATATCTTGAATCGGTGGCGTCCTTTGGTGGTTATAATATGCAATGAGTctgtcttttaaatatttattaagttTCTTtgatgtgaaatataaatacaattgaataaataaacataatttacttttttaatttatttaaaattcaatatatctgtattttaatcattttcagttaTACAAAATAATGATTACCATGACATTTTTAGCATattcttttttatcatttaaaagtgtcatcatttatttaaaattaaataatttaaatataatacatcTTAGATCATAGTGATACCCTCTAATGAGCATAATAACCAATGAGTCCTTAAGAAAACTATGGAAAAAgttagatgaataaaaaaataatgaatataacgcaataattaaacttaattttttGTATTAGGATAGgagctttttaaaacaaatcattaaACACAATGGCTctattttggtttaaaaataaataaaattttaacaaataagTGATTGATTGTgaacatatttacattcatatcaaatttattaatttaaatatattaaaggaaTGAAATAAAGGACAAAGAACTAATTAGAGAAATGACAAATATTAAGTAGAAAAGTCtttaatatgttaatatttatgaataacattttaacaaataaataaataatcattaaatactttcattcatattaaatgaatgaatttgaatacattaaaggatataaataaatgaaactaatttgaaaaataagaattatttaatttaaatcaaaaaaaaaatgatttgttaaatGTCTTTACAGATTATTACTAATTTAAattcaaacaaatacaaaaaatgtaaactggaaaatgttttctgtttcattCCAGGCAAAGAATTTCCCAACTCGTTCGAGATTCTGATAAAGAAGATTTGCCGGTATCTGTTTCACGTGCTGGCGCACATCTACTGGGCACACTTTAAAGAGTCCGTAGCTCTGGACCTGCAGGGACATTTAAATACACTGTACGCACATTTCATCGTCTTTATCAGGGAATTCAACCTGGTCGACTCAAAGGAGACCTGTATCATGGACGACCTATCAGAGGTGCTGTGCACCCCCCTGCCCCCCCATACACACAATCATGTAACTGAGAGATGAGCCTGTTGTCCCGGCGACCATACTCCTTGCACCAAGAAGAAGAGGGGGAAGATGATAAACGGCTCGAAGCCTCCGGTCTATGTTAAGTACATGGGTCGGTTCCCTCCATTGATATTTATTACCATCCTTATATGAACTGGTGGACAAGTGGGGACGGAGGTCTGCAGCATACCAGCACAGATTAGTGTGAATATTTCCTCCAGGAAAAACAATCTGTCTACCTTGGTgtttaaatagaaacattttgtacttttgctttattcattattttagcgCATGTGCTCTCGGAGgttgtgttttttctgtttgtttaaggGAATGGTTTTATTGCTTTGCTCATCTGTGCCTTGGATATATAAGGTATGGTCTGTATTCAACAATGTTTAGAAAATAATGGGTGACCCCTGGCTCCCTCTTGTGGAGGGAGTAAAGTCACATACTTACTGACTTTTCATGTACAGCCTTATTTCACATAGTGACTTATATTCCATACACCATATATTACccatttctttttgtttttacctcCTCTGGCAccatttttaaattgctttgcgtttttactttttgattttAGTGTCACGTAAAGTATGAGGTTTTCAAAATGTACCATGTTTAAGATGTACTCATTATCCATTCAAGATTCTGTTCAAGAAGGTTTGATGGATTTAAGTGATGTTCTGGAGAAATATAGAACTTGTTTTGCAGGTTTCTAGACAAGGACATAAGTGAAATCTGCATGTCTGCTTGCTCAGAGATGCTGCAGATTGAGGCAAATAATTGTTGCATGGCAGTTGACTTGCTGTTGCAATGATTAGACAGCGCATAATCCGGTGTCGCAATACctgtattttatttcacttttttaatttatcagCGGTAATGAATATCGTGGCATCCCGAACATGTGGAACATGCACATTTTCCCTTTTCTTAAGAAATAGATTGTaactatataaaaaatcacaataattgCCTTTAGAGAGAGaggatagtctttctccattatatttattttgaccttttttaatCTATTG
This genomic window contains:
- the mob2a gene encoding MOB kinase activator 2a translates to MHSQKTPRNGLSCKMVLQAVGKVLRKSKTKPNGKKAPAEEKKHYLEPEYTKVRLMDFGLKDLVSLPSKEIDLNEWLASNTTTFFNLINLQYSTISEFCTGETCQAMTACNTIYYWYDERGKKTKCTAPQYVDFVMSFVQKVVTDDKIFPTKYGKEFPNSFEILIKKICRYLFHVLAHIYWAHFKESVALDLQGHLNTLYAHFIVFIREFNLVDSKETCIMDDLSEVLCTPLPPHTHNHVTER